From Acidimicrobiia bacterium, the proteins below share one genomic window:
- a CDS encoding 4Fe-4S binding protein, which yields MPRGIVDETPPFRDDYQLALVEGDYFTDKLRPKQFLHIDQSECILCEGCVDICPWKCIHYLSVDAITDAVNVDDPNGDPTNFGFFVVDENECTRCALCIDRCPTGVISLGKFEGSLAAQSEELGFNARPWEVDTGQRDFKNGYAYGMRW from the coding sequence ATGCCGCGGGGGATCGTCGACGAGACGCCTCCGTTCCGGGACGACTACCAGCTCGCCCTGGTCGAAGGCGACTACTTCACGGACAAGCTGCGTCCCAAGCAGTTTCTCCACATCGACCAGTCCGAGTGCATCCTCTGCGAGGGGTGCGTCGACATCTGTCCGTGGAAGTGCATTCACTACCTCTCCGTCGACGCCATCACCGACGCGGTGAACGTCGACGATCCCAATGGTGATCCCACCAATTTCGGGTTCTTCGTGGTGGACGAGAACGAATGCACCCGGTGCGCACTGTGCATCGACCGTTGCCCGACCGGGGTGATATCGCTCGGGAAGTTCGAAGGTTCGCTGGCTGCCCAGAGCGAGGAGCTCGGTTTCAACGCCCGTCCGTGGGAGGTTGACACAGGGCAGCGAGACTTCAAGAACGGGTACGCCTATGGAATGCGCTGGTAG